The Amycolatopsis mongoliensis genome includes a window with the following:
- a CDS encoding aldehyde dehydrogenase family protein has translation MNFPFWVGGKPVTGGSTADVRHSFDGSLAGSHHVPSTSDVEAAVQAAHEVADEFATLPAHVRAGALDHVSRALGERSEEIASLITAESGKPLKWARGEVGRAVSTFRWAAEEARRFSGELQRLDTDPGGTGRLALVRRVPRGPVLGITPFNFPLNLVAHKVAPAIAVGAPIVLKPAPATPLTALLLGEILAETDLPAGSWSILPVDNETSSKLVEDPRLPVVSFTGSVPVGWAIRDRVPRKHVALELGGNGAVLVCPDWTDLDFAAQRIATFAMYQAGQSCISVQRVYAHTDVYDALVEKVLAQVRALRTGDPRAEGVDVGPLINLDAAARVESWVSDAVSAGGKLLTGGSRSGASVEPTVLADVPEDASVMAEEVFGPVVSLVRVASVAEGVERVNASRFGLQAGVFTRDLPTAFEVSAALKVGGVLVGDVPSFRADQMPYGGVKDSGVGREGPASAMADFTEERVTVLTGLTL, from the coding sequence ATGAATTTCCCCTTCTGGGTCGGCGGAAAGCCGGTGACCGGCGGCTCGACGGCCGACGTCCGCCACTCCTTCGACGGCTCTCTCGCCGGGTCGCACCACGTTCCGTCCACTTCGGACGTCGAGGCGGCGGTCCAGGCCGCGCACGAAGTCGCCGACGAGTTCGCGACGCTGCCCGCGCACGTCCGCGCGGGGGCGCTGGACCACGTGTCCCGGGCCTTGGGCGAGCGGTCCGAAGAGATCGCGTCCCTGATCACGGCCGAGTCCGGCAAGCCGCTCAAGTGGGCGCGCGGCGAGGTCGGGCGTGCGGTCTCGACGTTCCGCTGGGCCGCCGAGGAGGCCCGGCGTTTCTCGGGCGAGCTGCAGCGCCTGGACACCGACCCGGGCGGCACCGGGCGGCTGGCGCTGGTCCGGCGGGTCCCGCGCGGCCCGGTGCTGGGCATCACGCCGTTCAACTTCCCGCTGAACCTGGTGGCGCACAAGGTGGCCCCGGCGATCGCGGTGGGCGCGCCGATCGTGCTCAAGCCCGCGCCGGCGACGCCGCTGACGGCGTTGCTGCTCGGCGAGATCCTGGCCGAGACGGACCTCCCGGCGGGGTCGTGGTCGATCCTGCCGGTGGACAACGAGACGTCGTCGAAGCTGGTCGAGGACCCGCGGCTGCCGGTGGTGTCGTTCACCGGCTCGGTGCCGGTCGGCTGGGCGATCCGCGACCGCGTGCCGCGCAAGCACGTGGCACTGGAGCTGGGCGGCAACGGCGCGGTCCTCGTCTGTCCCGATTGGACGGACCTGGACTTCGCGGCGCAGCGGATCGCGACGTTCGCGATGTACCAGGCGGGGCAGTCGTGCATCTCGGTGCAGCGGGTGTACGCGCACACCGACGTGTACGACGCGTTGGTGGAAAAGGTGCTTGCGCAGGTTCGCGCGTTGCGCACCGGCGATCCGCGCGCGGAGGGCGTGGACGTCGGCCCGCTGATCAACCTCGACGCGGCCGCGCGAGTCGAGTCATGGGTTTCCGACGCGGTTTCCGCCGGCGGCAAGCTTTTGACCGGCGGTTCGCGCTCAGGTGCTTCGGTGGAGCCGACAGTGCTCGCGGACGTCCCGGAGGACGCGTCGGTGATGGCCGAGGAGGTGTTCGGGCCGGTGGTCTCGCTGGTCCGGGTCGCTTCGGTGGCCGAAGGGGTCGAGCGCGTCAACGCGTCGCGCTTCGGCCTGCAGGCGGGCGTGTTCACGCGCGACCTGCCGACGGCGTTCGAGGTGTCGGCGGCCCTGAAGGTCGGCGGGGTGCTCGTGGGTGACGTCCCGAGCTTCCGCGCGGACCAGATGCCCTACGGCGGGGTCAAGGACTCCGGCGTGGGCCGGGAGGGCCCGGCGTCGGCGATGGCGGACTTCACCGAGGAGCGGGTCACGGTCCTCACCGGATTGACGCTCTGA
- a CDS encoding helical backbone metal receptor, translating into MTHLVDDLGEPVPVHGPASRVVSLVPSLTEAVEVSAPGRLAGATDYCTHPAALDVPRVGGSKYPKIDDVLELAPDLVLANSEENRQEDVERLRANGIPVWVMAASATVPAALGSLRRILTQAYELEEPDWLVEAEEVWREVRPARFHAVVPVWRKPWIVLGRETFGGDVLRRVGVANVYAASEERYPRPDVEELRAHFAADADLLVLPDEPYLFTEEDGPDHFPDARYVLVSGRHLTWYGPSLVDAHAALTEALAGL; encoded by the coding sequence ATGACGCATCTCGTCGATGACCTCGGGGAGCCGGTGCCGGTGCACGGCCCGGCGTCCCGCGTGGTGTCCTTGGTGCCGTCGCTGACCGAAGCGGTCGAGGTCAGCGCGCCCGGCCGGCTCGCCGGTGCGACCGACTACTGCACGCATCCGGCTGCCTTGGACGTCCCGCGAGTGGGTGGCTCGAAGTACCCGAAGATCGACGACGTGCTGGAGCTGGCGCCGGACCTGGTGCTGGCGAACTCGGAGGAGAACCGCCAGGAGGACGTGGAACGCCTGCGCGCCAACGGGATCCCGGTGTGGGTGATGGCCGCGTCGGCCACGGTCCCGGCGGCGCTGGGGTCGCTGCGGCGGATCCTGACCCAGGCGTACGAGCTCGAGGAGCCGGACTGGCTGGTCGAGGCCGAGGAGGTCTGGCGCGAAGTCCGGCCGGCGCGGTTCCACGCGGTGGTCCCGGTGTGGCGCAAGCCGTGGATCGTCCTGGGCCGCGAGACGTTCGGCGGCGACGTCCTGCGCCGCGTCGGCGTGGCGAACGTCTACGCGGCGTCGGAGGAGCGCTACCCGCGGCCGGATGTCGAGGAGCTGCGCGCGCACTTCGCGGCGGACGCGGACCTGCTGGTGCTGCCGGACGAGCCGTACTTGTTCACCGAGGAGGACGGCCCGGACCACTTCCCGGACGCGCGGTACGTCCTGGTCTCGGGCCGCCACCTCACGTGGTACGGGCCTTCGCTGGTCGACGCCCACGCCGCCCTGACCGAGGCGCTGGCCGGGCTGTGA
- a CDS encoding RNB domain-containing ribonuclease has product MIRTHSAGGDFGPLRAEFSLPESFGPEVLAEAEAAVLDPLASAGPREDATDLPFVTIDPPGSKDLDQAMVVERTAHGFRVHYAIADLAAFVPPGGSLDRESRLRGQTLYLPDGNVPLHPPVLSEGAASLLPGEIRPAVLWTIETDEAGEPTATRVRRALVRSTEQFDYETVQAALDAGNPHPSVAALPELGRRRRELAVRRGAVELQLPEQEISGNPDGGWVLARRPRTAVDAWNAEISLLTGMAAARIMIDARVGVLRTLPDPEPEAVDWLRRSAEALGISWAPEATVSEFLSRLDPGQPASMALYADTTRLLRGAGYTAFDGELPALTTHAGIGGAYAHVTAPIRRLVDRFATEICLAVSAGREVPAWVRAALADVPDRMTASDTLAAKVERACIDQVEAWVLAEHIGGEFSAVVLRADENKAEILVEDPTVMAKCAGEKLTAGERIGVRLTAVDVEKRKVSFERA; this is encoded by the coding sequence GTGATCAGGACACACTCGGCGGGCGGGGACTTCGGCCCCCTGCGTGCCGAGTTTTCGCTGCCGGAGTCGTTCGGGCCCGAGGTGCTGGCCGAGGCGGAAGCCGCGGTGCTCGACCCGCTGGCGAGCGCCGGGCCGCGCGAGGACGCGACGGACCTGCCGTTCGTCACCATCGACCCGCCCGGCTCCAAGGACCTCGACCAGGCGATGGTCGTCGAGCGGACCGCGCACGGCTTCCGCGTGCACTACGCGATCGCCGACCTGGCCGCGTTCGTCCCGCCCGGCGGCTCGCTCGACCGGGAATCGCGCCTGCGCGGGCAGACGCTCTACCTGCCCGACGGGAACGTCCCACTGCACCCGCCGGTGCTGTCCGAGGGCGCGGCGAGCCTGCTGCCCGGCGAGATCCGGCCCGCGGTGCTCTGGACCATCGAGACCGACGAGGCGGGTGAGCCGACCGCGACGCGGGTGCGCCGCGCGCTGGTCCGGTCCACCGAGCAGTTCGACTACGAGACGGTCCAGGCCGCGCTCGACGCCGGCAATCCGCACCCCTCGGTGGCCGCGCTGCCCGAGCTGGGACGGCGACGGCGCGAGCTGGCCGTCCGGCGCGGCGCCGTCGAGCTGCAGCTGCCGGAGCAGGAGATCAGCGGCAACCCGGACGGCGGCTGGGTGCTGGCCCGCCGGCCGCGCACCGCCGTCGACGCCTGGAACGCCGAGATCTCGCTGCTCACCGGGATGGCCGCGGCGCGGATCATGATCGACGCGCGGGTCGGCGTCCTGCGCACGCTGCCCGACCCGGAGCCCGAAGCCGTCGACTGGCTGCGCCGGTCGGCCGAAGCGCTGGGCATCAGCTGGGCACCGGAGGCGACGGTTTCGGAGTTCCTGTCCCGGCTGGACCCCGGGCAGCCGGCGTCGATGGCGCTCTACGCCGACACGACGCGGCTGCTGCGCGGCGCGGGCTACACGGCGTTCGACGGCGAGCTGCCCGCGTTGACGACGCACGCGGGCATCGGCGGCGCGTACGCGCACGTCACGGCGCCGATCCGGCGGCTGGTCGACCGGTTCGCCACGGAGATCTGCCTCGCCGTCTCGGCCGGGCGCGAGGTGCCGGCGTGGGTGCGCGCGGCGCTCGCGGACGTCCCGGACCGCATGACGGCGTCGGACACGCTCGCCGCGAAGGTCGAACGGGCGTGCATCGACCAGGTCGAAGCGTGGGTGCTGGCCGAGCACATCGGCGGCGAGTTCAGCGCGGTGGTGCTGCGCGCGGACGAGAACAAGGCGGAGATCCTGGTCGAGGACCCGACGGTGATGGCGAAGTGCGCGGGGGAGAAGCTGACCGCGGGGGAGCGGATCGGCGTCCGGCTGACCGCGGTCGACGTCGAAAAGCGGAAGGTGTCGTTCGAACGCGCATGA
- a CDS encoding ATP-binding protein, translated as MKIAFVGKGGSGKTTLSSLFVAYLADAGRPVLAIDADINQHLAVALGATEEEALAWPTLGDNMALIKDYLRGDNPRIADAASMIKTTPPGRGSRLVRPFEDNPVFSACFRQLGGVRLGVTGQFDEDDLGVKCYHSKVGAAELLLNHLVDVEGEYVVMDMTAGADAFASGLFTRFDVTFLVCEPTVRSVGVYRQYADYARDFGVRLVAVGNKVTDAEDVEFLQEQVGGALLGWMSASRHVRAAERGTARPITELEPRNLETLSSMRAAVDAEQRDWARYQRQAVEFHLRNARAWAGADLASQVDPEFVLGPGLSV; from the coding sequence GTGAAGATCGCGTTCGTCGGCAAGGGCGGCAGCGGGAAGACCACCTTGTCGTCGCTGTTCGTCGCGTACCTCGCCGATGCCGGCCGGCCGGTGCTGGCCATCGACGCCGACATCAACCAGCACCTCGCGGTGGCGCTCGGCGCGACCGAAGAGGAAGCGCTCGCCTGGCCGACGCTGGGCGACAACATGGCCCTGATCAAGGACTACCTGCGCGGCGACAACCCGCGGATCGCGGACGCCGCGTCGATGATCAAGACGACGCCGCCGGGCCGCGGGTCACGGCTGGTCCGGCCGTTCGAGGACAACCCGGTCTTTTCGGCGTGCTTCCGGCAGCTGGGCGGTGTGCGGCTGGGCGTCACCGGGCAGTTCGACGAGGACGACCTGGGTGTCAAGTGCTACCACTCGAAGGTGGGGGCCGCGGAACTGCTGCTGAACCACCTGGTCGACGTCGAGGGCGAGTACGTCGTCATGGACATGACGGCGGGCGCGGACGCGTTCGCGTCGGGACTGTTCACCCGGTTCGACGTGACGTTCCTGGTGTGCGAGCCGACGGTGCGCAGCGTGGGCGTGTACCGGCAGTACGCGGACTACGCGCGCGACTTCGGCGTGCGGCTCGTGGCGGTGGGCAACAAGGTCACCGACGCCGAGGACGTCGAGTTCCTGCAGGAGCAGGTCGGCGGGGCACTGCTGGGCTGGATGTCGGCGTCACGCCACGTGCGCGCGGCGGAGCGCGGCACGGCCCGGCCGATCACCGAGCTCGAGCCGCGCAACCTGGAGACGCTGTCGTCGATGCGCGCGGCAGTCGACGCGGAGCAGCGCGACTGGGCGCGCTACCAGCGTCAGGCGGTCGAGTTCCACCTGCGCAACGCACGGGCGTGGGCCGGCGCCGACCTGGCGTCCCAGGTCGACCCGGAGTTCGTGCTGGGCCCGGGGCTGTCGGTCTAG